Genomic window (Calditerrivibrio sp.):
AATGTCTTAATCATTTTGTTGGTTCCAATTGGTTTGTTGATAACATTTTTTGTGGTTTATAAAACATTTTATGCAAAAATGAATTCCATAAATGAAAAGCTAATGAAGATTGCTAAGGGTGATTTCTCTTTGAGGATTGATGATTCTCCAGGATTGTTGGGGAGATTGATCTTTTATATTAATGAAGTGTTGGAAAAATCTGGACATGCCTTGAAGACAACAAAACAAAATATCGTTGCTTTAAACAATGCTGCAGATGAGCTAAAAAAATCACAGACTTTTGTTGTAAAGGAATTAAAGGTTATCGAAGATAATTCCCAGAGTGTTTCTTCTGCTGCTGAGGAGCTTACAGCTACCAGTGAGAATATTGTTGAGAGTTGTAAACATACACTTGATAACACTATAGAGCTTTCTAAGGTAGTCGAAGATGGAATGAATAATACTCATACACTTAAGGAGACAATTAGTGAGATTGCCAATGCCATTATCTCCCTTAATAAGAATATTACGGATTTTATAAAAAAATATGAACAGATAGAAAAATTTACTATAACTATAAATGATATTGCTGATCAAACAAACCTTTTGGCTCTTAATGCTGCAATAGAGGCTGCACGAGCTGGAGAATCTGGTAGGGGGTTTGCAGTAGTTGCTGATGAGGTTAGAAAGCTTTCTTTAAAGACCACTGATTCTACTAAAGAAATAAAAACAGTCATATCCGGGTTAAATCTCGAGATGAAAAATATTGGTAAAATAATTGGGGAAAGTGTAAAAAAAATAGATGTGGGAGTAGAGGCAACGGATACCACCATTGCCAGTTTTGGACATATAAATGAAAATATAAAGAATATAGTTAGTCTCATGGATGGGGTTTTAAAATCGATGGAAGAAGAAAGTATGGCTGTTGCTGATATCTCTAAAAGTGTTGTAAATATTTCTGAAAAACTGGGAGGATTACTGCATTCTTCCCAAGAATTTATAAAAGCTGGAGACACGCTTAAATCGATTTCTCAGGAGTTGGATCATGAGCTTAAAGAGTTTAACATTGGAAAGGTTGATGAGTTGATAACGTGGAGTTCTAAGATTGAAACAGGGATTAAAAAGTTTGATGATCAACACAAGGAGTTGGTAAGATTATTAAATAAGTTTTATAGGGCAATAAATGAGGGTAGAAGCAAAGCTGTTTTAGGTGAAATTCTTAAAGAACTTGCTAATTATACTGTCTATCATTTCCAATCTGAAGAGGATGCTTTTAAAAGGTTTAACTTTCCGGATAAAGATGAACATATAAGGATCCACAAGGATCTTGTCAATCAGGTTGTTAAAGTGATTAAGGATTTTGAAGCTGGTAAAGATGTGGTTAGTGTTAATCTGTTACAGTTTCTTAAAGACTGGGTTGTAAAACATATAATGGGCGATGATATGAAGTATGGAAAATATTTTAAACAGATAGGAGCTAAAATAAATTAACTACTTTGTATCCCCATCATAAATGGTGGGGGTACTTTTTGACTCTTTCGATTGCTAACTTTATCTTTTCGATGATAAGTTCGTCTGTTACTTTCTTTTTCGCTTCTTCAATTGACTCTTCATAGGTCTGATAATGGGGTGGAATCGAATTTAACACTATGGCTGCTACATCGAGGATACAGATACTGCATGTGCAGAAAGTTTCATCCATGTCGATGTAATCTGCCAGCAGATCCCAGACTCTTTTTTCGTTGACATTTTTTAGTTGTTCTATATCATATTGATTGATTTTTACCATATTTCACCTTATATTTTTTTATACTCTTATACATAAGGAGATGAAAAATGCAAGAGAAAATAGCAGTTATAGGAGGTGGTTCGTGGGGTACGGCTTTAGCCAATTTGTTAGTGGACAATGGTCATGAGGTTGTGTTGTTTGTGCGTGAGATTGAGATCGTTGATTCGATAAATAATAAGAATATCAATTCAATCTTTTTCCCAGAAATAAAATTGAATAGAAACTTAAAAGCAATGCATTTTGATAATTTCGATGATTCCTACAATAATATTGTTTGGGTAGTTCCAACACAATTTACAAGAGGGAGTATAAAAAGATTTGACCATGGTCTTAAGGGTAAAAATATTATTATTGCTACAAAGGGGATTGAGATCGGAACAGGGAAATTGGTGGTGGATATTTTTAGAGAGAATATTGATGCAAGGTTATCAATATTATCAGGTCCCTCCTTTGCAAGAGAGGTTATCTTAAAGAAGCCTACAGCTGTCAGTGTTGCCTCCATGTACGAGGATGATGCCTTTTTTTGGCAAAAATCTTTTTCCAACAAGTACTTCAGAGTGTATCGCTCTAAGGATCTAAAGGGTTTGGAGCTTGGTGGTGCTTTAAAGAATGTAATAGCAATTGCAGTTGGGATTTCGGATGGTCTTTCCTTTGGTAATAATGCAAGAGCTGGGTTAATTACAAGGGGGCTTGCTGAAATTACGAGAATGGGGCTAAAAATGGGAGCTATGCTTGAAACTTTTATGGGTTTGAGCGGTATGGGGGATTTGGTTTTAACATGTACTGGTGACCTTAGCAGGAATAGGCAGGTGGGGCTTGAAATAGCTTCGGGCAAGACTATTGCAGAGATTCAGGGACATATGAAAATGGTAGCTGAAGGGGTATCTACAGCAAAGGCAGCTTACGATCTGTCAAGGGAGTTGGATGTAGATATGCCTATTGTCACTGAGGTGTATAGGATTATCTATGAGGGTAAAGATCCGAAGGAATCTGTTATAGATCTTATGAATAGACCTTTAAAGGAGGAGAGTGTTTCTTAAGGAAGGGTGGATACCCACCCTTATATATCGTTTTAGTTTTCTACGTTTGAGGCAGGACAATTGCTGCAAGATGTAGAAGATTCCTTTGCACTACAGTTATTTTTTGATGCGTAATCTGTCTTATACCAGCCACTACCTTTGAGATGAAAGCTTGTAAGTGACATTATCCTTTCAGCAGAAGAGCCACATTTTACACATTTTTTTTCAGCAGTGTCGCTGAAGGTTGGCTCTAATAACTCAAAGATATGCTCACATTTTGAACATTTGTATTCATAAATGGGCATAAATCATACCTCCTTTTTGTGTTTTGGAATTTAAATATATATAAAATTTTCAAAATGTAAAGGGGGGATAATTTTACTTGACAAAGTAGAGACTAAAAAATAATATGCATCAAACTATGAACTGAGGTGAAGTATGGAGATATCCTATTGTTTAAAAGCAAGATCAAAAAGAAGATTAGAGCCATTCAAACCCGAACAGCCATTACCTTTTGGTCAGCTGAGGACTGATCATATGTTTATGATGGATTTTGATGGTCATGAATGGTACAATATAAAAATTTGCCCTTATTCAGATATAAATATCGCTCCAGGAGCAATTGTTCTACATTACGGTCAAGCGTATTTTGAAGGTGCAAAGGCTTTTATGCATCCTGATGGGGAAATCTATACCTTTAGGTTGGACAAAAATGCCGAAAGAGCTAATTTCTCGGCCGAAGTTTTATGTATGCCACAGGTGGATGTGGAATTTCAGATAAAAGCTATACACGCTTTGATAGATGTCGATAGAAATTGGTTTCCAATACAAGAGGGTGCTTCTTTGTACATAAGACCTTTCATGTTTGGTACCTCCGATTCTCTGGGGGTTCATCCTAGTGAGAGCTATAGGTATATGGTAATTTTATCTCCAAGTGGCCCATACTACCCAACAGGTTTTACAAAGCCCATTAGATTACTTATTACTCAGAAATTTCACAGGGCGGTTTCAGGGGGTACTGGTGCTGCCAAGGCAGCCGGTAATTATGCAGCTTCTTTAAGAGCAGGTCAGTTTGCAAAAAAATTTGGTGCCAGTCAGGTCTTATATCTTGATGCTTCAAACAGATATTTGGAAGAAGCTGGTGCTATGAACCATTTTCATATTACAAAGGATGGTACAGTATATATACCTGAGTTTACTGATACTATATTGAAGTCTATTACATCTATGAGTATGATAGAGTTGCTGCCCACTTTGGGGTTTAAAGTTGTTCAGAAAAAGATAAGTCTTGAAGAGTTTATTGATGGTATAAAATCTGGAGAAATTGTAGAGGCAGGTGGGTTTGGTACTGCTGCAGTTGTTTCACCTGTAGGTGAGTATGTATTTGAAGATGGAACTGTTTTAAAGGTGGGAACAGGCGAGATAGGGGAGATGACTAAAAAGATATATAAAACATACACGGATATACAATATGGTAGACAAAAAGCTCCAGAAGGCTGGTTAAGAAAGGTTGAAAGGGTTTTTAAAGGTTGATAAATCAGGAAAAGGGGGATAAATTCCTCCCTTTTTATTTTTTAGTTTCGTATTCAGTATACTTTGATTCTATGAATTCAAATAGTTTGGATGGGGTGGTGTTATTTTTTCTTGCTATTGTTAGGAGATTATCATTTTCATTAAATATTATGTTATTATCTTTTAAAATCTGAATGATTATCTCTTTTTCCATCCCTTCTTTTTTTGCTAGTTGCCCTATTTTAGAAAGCTCTGCATGGGGATATGGTGGTTCACCTACTTTATCTTTCCAGCTTTCTTTAATGGTGTCCCCTAATTTTATAAGATCTTTAAAAGGTGATACTTCATAATAAGTCCCAATAAAAAACAGCAGAAAAATGACCGTAGCGGAGAGAAATGGTGGAGTGGCAAATGTGATCATTTGGGCCTTATTTTTTAAATAATATAAAAGTGCTTTCCAGTTTAGATAGATATGAAGAGAGCCTGTGATGAGAAAAAGGGCTGAAAAAGTTATGTGAAGGTTGCCCCATTGGGTTTTGTCAAGCCCAAGAATGTGTAGGTCTGCCCAATATGCTATTCTTCCTTGGGGGATTATAAACAGAACTATCCCTGTAATAGATAAAGCTAAGAACGACCAAAAAGCTAAAAATGATATAGTTTTTCTAAACATATAACATACCTCTTTAAATTTTTGATTGATGTTAACCAAAGTTTATGCCATAATCACTTGTAGAATTAATAAGATCGTATAAGTATTTTTCAAATAAAATAGGCAAAATTTGCACAATTTAGGCATTTATGAGGTAAACGGGGGATACAATCCCCCATTTTTTTCTAAGCAACTTTGGTAAATTTATCTCCAGAAACTCCGCAGATCGGGCATTTGGCTGGAGCAGAATCAAACTCTATATAACCACAAACAGGACAGAGATAAAAGTCTGTGGCTTCGATATCTTTACCTGATTCTACAGCTTCTAATGCTTTCTGGTATAATTTAGCATGTACCTCTTCAGCTTTTAGGGCAAAATTAAACATCACTTTTGCTTTGTGACCTTCACTGTTTGCTTTATCCAGCATTGGTGGGTACATCTCTTTATATTCATATGTTTCCCCTTCGATAGCTGCTTTTAGATTTTCTGCTGTGGAGCCCACCATATCCAACGCATTGAGATGACCCTCTGCATGAATTCTTTCTGCTTCAGCAGTAGTTCTAAAAAGTTTCGCAACATTTTTAAACCCTTCTTTTTCAGCCTTTTTAGCAAATGCAGAGTATTTTTGAAACGCTTGACTTTCGCCAGAGAATGCTTCCTTTAAATTGGTTTTTGTTTCAGACATCTTTTGCCTCCTTTTTATTGTTTATACTCTATTAGTGTACTTCTTGTGAGTATTATGTTGTTTCTAGTTCCAGGTCCATTAATCAGTGTGTGTACCACAGCCTGTTCAGCGAAGAGGTCTGCAGACAAACAATCCACAGGAACTATGATTTTATAGCCTCTTTGAGAGGCTTCAGTGGCTGTGAATAAAACTGCACCGTTTGCAGCTGTACCTGTTATGATAAGCTTTTTTATCCCCTTTGCTTTTAGGATATTATCAAGATTTGTATTTAAAAACTTGTTTACTGTTGAGTTTACTACCGGTTCTGTGCCGAGGGGGGAAACCTCTTTGAGTATGGTATCTGGTTTACCATTAGGGGTGAGAGAGTATGCAACAAAGATATTGTTATCTCTTGCTTTCTTGAGTAGGTTAGAGATGATGGGAACGGTATCCAGACATCTTGGTCTTCTTTCTTTGTTACAGGTGAGTTCTTCGATATCGAGTATTAAAAGAGCAGTTTCATTATCTACCACAAACTTCTGTAAACTTGGTGTCTGAGGTGGTACAACCCAATCCCACTCTTCAATAATATCTGCAGCATAAGATAATATTGAAATTAAAAGAAATATTCCCAAAAACAAAAATATCTTTTTCATAGTTCCTCCTAATTTCAAATTATTATAATTTCATACAAAAAAGTCAAGAACTTTTTATACCATTTTTTACTATATCGAATTTTCTTTCTAATTCAATTATAGCATGTTTTTTTAGAGAATTGGGTATAATGTATTTTTTTAATATCTTACATAGTGAGATAAGCCGATAATACTCAATATGGGGTGTGGTAAGACTGAGTTGGGGCTCAGTATGAGTAATTTTAATGATAGTTTTAATAGGGAGATAGCCTATTTCGAATTTGTTTGCAATCCTAAGCCACATATCATAATCTTCGCATATAGGCAAGGTTTCATCAAATAGCCCCACTTTGTTGAAAACAGTTTTATGGATGACAGCTGAAGAGGGACTTATTCTACAGAAATCTAAAATATATTTAAAGATATGTCCACCATACCTTTGATGTTTTTCCTTTGGGTTGATAAATCTATCTTTTTTGTACCAGTATTCATCTGTATGGCATACTAAATACCCAGTTTTTGTTAGGTATGATGCTTGTAATGATAGTTTATTAGGTAGCCAGATATCATCGGAGTCTAAAAATGCGATATACTCATATTTAGCATTGTTTATACCTACATTTCTTGCATAGCTAACACCTCTATTTTTATTATATTTTATATATCTTATACGGTATAAGTATGGTTTTAAGTAATAGGCAAGATCGATATTTGATCCATCATCAATTACGATAATTTCATAGTGTTTATACGTTTGTAAAAAAACAGATTCTAATGTGTTTTTTAACAGGGATACTCTGTTATAAACAGGGATTACCACAGAAAAGAATATATCTTTCTGCATCTACTGAATCGGTTTTTTTCTGTCCATTATGGTGGAAAAGACTAAAATTGTGTTGGTTTTTTGAACACCTTTTATATTTCTAATCTTTTTTATAAGGTTTGATAGGGAGTCTGTGTTTTTTGTAATCACCTTTGCTATCATGGTGAAATCACCAGTTACATGATGGCATTCTATAATATCATCATCAAAAGTTGATATATTTTTTTCAAAATCTGAAATACTTTGGGCACTATCTAGGGAGATCCCTATGAAAGCAAGAATATCGTATCCAATTGCTTTATAATTGACATTAGCTGAATAACTTTTAATGATCCCTGCATTTTCTAACTTTTTTACTCTATCTATTACGGAAGGTGATGAGAGGTCTACCTCCTTTGCCATATCTGCATAAGAGATCCTTGCGTTGTTAATCAATAAGTTGAGTAATTTTCGATCTACATCATCGATCATATTAGCCATTTCCTACCTCCTTTTGGTTACATCTTTTTTAGCACAAAAAGGGTCGAGTTTGCAAGAAGAACAAATGGGTAAGATAGGTTTGCATATATTCTGTCCATAGGCAACGAGATACTCGTTCCATTTAATCCAGTATTTTTTAGGTAATTTTTTTCTTAGTTCCTCTTCTGTTTTTTGGGGGGATCTGGTATTCACAAAGCCCATTCTGTTCATGATTCTGTGAACATGGGTATCCACACATATGGCTGGGATCCCGTATCCTTCCACTAAGACTAAGTTTGCAGTTTTTCTGCCAACCCCTTTGATCGAAAGTAATTCTTCTAAGCTATCTGGGACAGTACCGTTATATTTTTCTATCAGATGACGGGAGATATTTATAATTAAATCACTCTTTTTTCTATAAAAACCAGCAGGATAGATGCATTGTTCTATCTCTTCTTTTGAAAGTTTTACCATCTCGTAGGGTGTTTTGGCTTTAGATAAGATTTTCTTTGATGCTTCTAAGGTTACAGCATCTTTTGTTCTCAGGGAGATTATAGTGCTTATTAAAACTGCATAGGGATTGTTTTGGATGAATTGAGATATTTGGGATACAGATGGGGTATTAAAATTTCTATAAGATACCTCTAATATATGAAAGATCTTATCTATTTCTTCCAATTTTTAATACTCTTCCAAAAATTCTCTTATTTTTGGTTTTAGGTGGATTTGGCTTAGATCAAACTGTTTTAATGACTTTGCAATAACGAAAGCTTTGTAATCATCTTTGGCTTTTTTGTCTATAATTATATAGAACTTGTCGTCAACCCTACACAATCCACCCCTTGCTGATGTTTTTTCATATCTCAATGTAATCCCCAGCTGGGAGCAAAGAAGTTCTAAATCTTTTAGGATAGTTTTTCCCATAACCTCTATTTTCTATAAAGGGGGGACATCTCCCTTAACTTCTGGGTACTGACCTTTAATATTTCTACAGCTTTATCTACCTCTTCTATTGTATTGAATCTACCAAAACTAAACCTTATGGCTCCATGGATATCCACTGGGTCAACGTTTATAGCTTTTAATACATGGGAAGCATCCATGCCACCAGAGGAACATGCTGACCCTGTAGAGCAGCAAACCTCAGAAGCATAAACCATAAGGGCTTCAGCTTCGATATGTTTGAATGTGATATTTGAGATGCTGCAAACTCTGTTTTTTGTGTCACCGTTTACATAAACATCAGGTATTTCGTTGAGAACTTTTTCTTCAAATCTGTTTCTTATGGAGGTTATATAGTCGATATCCTTTTCTAAATTCTGTTGTATAATTTCGCATGCTTTTGCTATTCCAATTATGTAAGGGACATTTTCTGTACCTGATCTTATGCCATCTTCTTGATGGCCTCCATGAATAATAGGCTCTATTATGTTTTTCAACTCCTTATCTATATAGAGTACTCCGATACCTTTGGGGGCATAGATTTTATGGCCAGAGAAACTCAAAAGGTGGACCCCTAATTCAGACACATCCACATTCATTTTCCCAACAGCTTGAACAGCATCAGTATGAAAGATAAAACCATATTTGGTTGAGAGGTGGCCTATCTCTTTGATAGGCTGGATTGTGCCTATTTCGTTGTTAGCAAGCATTATAGATACGAGTATCGTATCTTTTCGTAGGGCATTTTTGAAATCATCTAAGTCTATGATACCATTGTTTCTCACTGGCAGGTAGGTAATTTCAAATCCAAGTTTTTCGAGATATTTACAGGATTCGAGTACTGCTTTGTGTTCAATATTGGATGTGATGATATGTTTGCCCTTGTTCTGTAAACCTAAGGCTATCCCTTTTATGGCGATGTTGTCAGATTCTGTTCCACTTCCACAAAAAATTATCTCTTCAGGTAAGGCACTGATGGTTTTAGCCACTACTTCTCTTGCTTTTTCCACATCTTCCCTTATTAATCTTCCTTCAACGTGGATGCTCGAAGGATTTGCAAACTTTTCTTTAAAATATGGGGTCATTGCTTCAAATACTTTAGGATCTATTTTTGTTGTTGCACTATTATCGAAGTATATGGACATCTTTATGCTCCAAAATGTATATTTTTCATCTTTTGTAATGTAATTCTTTCTAAATAAGTGTCAATATCTTTTTTAAGACCAAACCAAACCCAGTTTACAGCGCAGATGGAGGATTTTTCACAGCCGGAGGTATCTATACAATCTACAGGTTTTATTGGACCATCCATGGCATATATGATATCCTTTAAATTTATCTGATCCAATGGTTTTGCAAACATGTACCCACCTAAAGTTCCTCTGACAGATTTTACTATCTTATTTCTTCTAAGTTTAGTAAAAAGCTGTTCAAGGTATTTTATAGAGATACCTTCGAAATCAGCAATTTTCTTTATGGAAACAGGTTCTTTATCAGCTCCTAAGGCTATCATGGCAAAAATAGCTCTTACGGCATACCTACTCTTAGTTGTGACTTTCATTTTTCCTCCTTTTTTCGGAGTTCTTCTACCTCTTTTTCCAGTACTACTAATCTATCTATAATACATGATATGGCTTTAGCAACTGGATCGGGTAGCTTGTCGTGTTCAAAACCACTGGTTTTTCCAGATTCTGCTACAACTCTACCAGGGATACCTACTACGGTTGCGTTTTCTGGGACCTCTTTGATAACAACAGAATTAGAACCAATCTTAGCACCATCACCTACCTTAAAAGGTCCTAAAACCTTTGCTCCAGAACCTATTACTACACCATTACCTATGGTTGGGTGCCTTTTGCCTTTGTTTAGGGATACACCACCCAATGTTACACCATGATATATGGTGACATCATCACCTATTTCTGCTGTTTCCCCGATTACAACACCCATGCCATGATCTATGAAAAATCGTTTACCTATTTTAGCTCCCGGGTGTATTTCTATACCTGTAAGAAAACGGGAGATATGGGATACAAATCTTGCTAAAAAGAACAGCTTTTTATTCCAAAGCCAGTGAGCCAGACGATGAAATTGTCTTGCATGAAACCCGGGGTAACAAAATATTATCTCTAAAGTACTCCTCGCTGCTGGATCTCTTTCAAAAATTGCATTGATATCCTCTTTTATATCTTTCAATAATCCCATATCATACTCTCAGAGTAGTAAATTTATCTAAAATATTAGGGGCTATCGCCCCACATAATTTTCTGGTATTAGCGAGCTTCAATACAGTCTACTGGACAGACTTCAACACAAGCTCCGCAGTCAGTGCAAGTGTCAGCATCAATTATCCTTTTGCTGTCAGCTTCACTGATAGCACCTACTGGGCACTCATCTTCACAAGCTCCACAGTTTGTACAGGCTTCAGTTATAAAATGTGCCATTTTGCACCTCCTAATTTTATTTTATAGTCATAATAAGATGTCTTTGTATTGTCAATAACAAATTTTATTCCGAAGAGATATTTTATTATTAACATTGTGTTAGAATTGTTGTCCATCGTTTAG
Coding sequences:
- a CDS encoding bacteriohemerythrin produces the protein MKRIAFEKVLMIFLITNGLLAIVFSGYDIYLLNELKNADKNLLESIVSKLYFVNVLIILLVPIGLLITFFVVYKTFYAKMNSINEKLMKIAKGDFSLRIDDSPGLLGRLIFYINEVLEKSGHALKTTKQNIVALNNAADELKKSQTFVVKELKVIEDNSQSVSSAAEELTATSENIVESCKHTLDNTIELSKVVEDGMNNTHTLKETISEIANAIISLNKNITDFIKKYEQIEKFTITINDIADQTNLLALNAAIEAARAGESGRGFAVVADEVRKLSLKTTDSTKEIKTVISGLNLEMKNIGKIIGESVKKIDVGVEATDTTIASFGHINENIKNIVSLMDGVLKSMEEESMAVADISKSVVNISEKLGGLLHSSQEFIKAGDTLKSISQELDHELKEFNIGKVDELITWSSKIETGIKKFDDQHKELVRLLNKFYRAINEGRSKAVLGEILKELANYTVYHFQSEEDAFKRFNFPDKDEHIRIHKDLVNQVVKVIKDFEAGKDVVSVNLLQFLKDWVVKHIMGDDMKYGKYFKQIGAKIN
- a CDS encoding late competence development ComFB family protein, whose product is MVKINQYDIEQLKNVNEKRVWDLLADYIDMDETFCTCSICILDVAAIVLNSIPPHYQTYEESIEEAKKKVTDELIIEKIKLAIERVKKYPHHL
- a CDS encoding NAD(P)-dependent glycerol-3-phosphate dehydrogenase — protein: MQEKIAVIGGGSWGTALANLLVDNGHEVVLFVREIEIVDSINNKNINSIFFPEIKLNRNLKAMHFDNFDDSYNNIVWVVPTQFTRGSIKRFDHGLKGKNIIIATKGIEIGTGKLVVDIFRENIDARLSILSGPSFAREVILKKPTAVSVASMYEDDAFFWQKSFSNKYFRVYRSKDLKGLELGGALKNVIAIAVGISDGLSFGNNARAGLITRGLAEITRMGLKMGAMLETFMGLSGMGDLVLTCTGDLSRNRQVGLEIASGKTIAEIQGHMKMVAEGVSTAKAAYDLSRELDVDMPIVTEVYRIIYEGKDPKESVIDLMNRPLKEESVS
- a CDS encoding zinc ribbon domain-containing protein, producing the protein MPIYEYKCSKCEHIFELLEPTFSDTAEKKCVKCGSSAERIMSLTSFHLKGSGWYKTDYASKNNCSAKESSTSCSNCPASNVEN
- a CDS encoding branched-chain amino acid aminotransferase; its protein translation is MEISYCLKARSKRRLEPFKPEQPLPFGQLRTDHMFMMDFDGHEWYNIKICPYSDINIAPGAIVLHYGQAYFEGAKAFMHPDGEIYTFRLDKNAERANFSAEVLCMPQVDVEFQIKAIHALIDVDRNWFPIQEGASLYIRPFMFGTSDSLGVHPSESYRYMVILSPSGPYYPTGFTKPIRLLITQKFHRAVSGGTGAAKAAGNYAASLRAGQFAKKFGASQVLYLDASNRYLEEAGAMNHFHITKDGTVYIPEFTDTILKSITSMSMIELLPTLGFKVVQKKISLEEFIDGIKSGEIVEAGGFGTAAVVSPVGEYVFEDGTVLKVGTGEIGEMTKKIYKTYTDIQYGRQKAPEGWLRKVERVFKG
- a CDS encoding DUF4405 domain-containing protein → MFRKTISFLAFWSFLALSITGIVLFIIPQGRIAYWADLHILGLDKTQWGNLHITFSALFLITGSLHIYLNWKALLYYLKNKAQMITFATPPFLSATVIFLLFFIGTYYEVSPFKDLIKLGDTIKESWKDKVGEPPYPHAELSKIGQLAKKEGMEKEIIIQILKDNNIIFNENDNLLTIARKNNTTPSKLFEFIESKYTEYETKK
- a CDS encoding rubrerythrin family protein; this translates as MSETKTNLKEAFSGESQAFQKYSAFAKKAEKEGFKNVAKLFRTTAEAERIHAEGHLNALDMVGSTAENLKAAIEGETYEYKEMYPPMLDKANSEGHKAKVMFNFALKAEEVHAKLYQKALEAVESGKDIEATDFYLCPVCGYIEFDSAPAKCPICGVSGDKFTKVA
- a CDS encoding cysteine hydrolase, with the translated sequence MKKIFLFLGIFLLISILSYAADIIEEWDWVVPPQTPSLQKFVVDNETALLILDIEELTCNKERRPRCLDTVPIISNLLKKARDNNIFVAYSLTPNGKPDTILKEVSPLGTEPVVNSTVNKFLNTNLDNILKAKGIKKLIITGTAANGAVLFTATEASQRGYKIIVPVDCLSADLFAEQAVVHTLINGPGTRNNIILTRSTLIEYKQ
- a CDS encoding glycosyltransferase gives rise to the protein MQKDIFFSVVIPVYNRVSLLKNTLESVFLQTYKHYEIIVIDDGSNIDLAYYLKPYLYRIRYIKYNKNRGVSYARNVGINNAKYEYIAFLDSDDIWLPNKLSLQASYLTKTGYLVCHTDEYWYKKDRFINPKEKHQRYGGHIFKYILDFCRISPSSAVIHKTVFNKVGLFDETLPICEDYDMWLRIANKFEIGYLPIKTIIKITHTEPQLSLTTPHIEYYRLISLCKILKKYIIPNSLKKHAIIELERKFDIVKNGIKSS
- a CDS encoding Lrp/AsnC family transcriptional regulator translates to MANMIDDVDRKLLNLLINNARISYADMAKEVDLSSPSVIDRVKKLENAGIIKSYSANVNYKAIGYDILAFIGISLDSAQSISDFEKNISTFDDDIIECHHVTGDFTMIAKVITKNTDSLSNLIKKIRNIKGVQKTNTILVFSTIMDRKKPIQ
- a CDS encoding endonuclease III — translated: MEEIDKIFHILEVSYRNFNTPSVSQISQFIQNNPYAVLISTIISLRTKDAVTLEASKKILSKAKTPYEMVKLSKEEIEQCIYPAGFYRKKSDLIINISRHLIEKYNGTVPDSLEELLSIKGVGRKTANLVLVEGYGIPAICVDTHVHRIMNRMGFVNTRSPQKTEEELRKKLPKKYWIKWNEYLVAYGQNICKPILPICSSCKLDPFCAKKDVTKRR
- a CDS encoding cysteine desulfurase: MSIYFDNSATTKIDPKVFEAMTPYFKEKFANPSSIHVEGRLIREDVEKAREVVAKTISALPEEIIFCGSGTESDNIAIKGIALGLQNKGKHIITSNIEHKAVLESCKYLEKLGFEITYLPVRNNGIIDLDDFKNALRKDTILVSIMLANNEIGTIQPIKEIGHLSTKYGFIFHTDAVQAVGKMNVDVSELGVHLLSFSGHKIYAPKGIGVLYIDKELKNIIEPIIHGGHQEDGIRSGTENVPYIIGIAKACEIIQQNLEKDIDYITSIRNRFEEKVLNEIPDVYVNGDTKNRVCSISNITFKHIEAEALMVYASEVCCSTGSACSSGGMDASHVLKAINVDPVDIHGAIRFSFGRFNTIEEVDKAVEILKVSTQKLREMSPLYRK
- a CDS encoding RrF2 family transcriptional regulator, which translates into the protein MKVTTKSRYAVRAIFAMIALGADKEPVSIKKIADFEGISIKYLEQLFTKLRRNKIVKSVRGTLGGYMFAKPLDQINLKDIIYAMDGPIKPVDCIDTSGCEKSSICAVNWVWFGLKKDIDTYLERITLQKMKNIHFGA
- the cysE gene encoding serine O-acetyltransferase encodes the protein MGLLKDIKEDINAIFERDPAARSTLEIIFCYPGFHARQFHRLAHWLWNKKLFFLARFVSHISRFLTGIEIHPGAKIGKRFFIDHGMGVVIGETAEIGDDVTIYHGVTLGGVSLNKGKRHPTIGNGVVIGSGAKVLGPFKVGDGAKIGSNSVVIKEVPENATVVGIPGRVVAESGKTSGFEHDKLPDPVAKAISCIIDRLVVLEKEVEELRKKEEK
- a CDS encoding 4Fe-4S binding protein; this translates as MAHFITEACTNCGACEDECPVGAISEADSKRIIDADTCTDCGACVEVCPVDCIEAR